One stretch of Variovorax sp. TBS-050B DNA includes these proteins:
- a CDS encoding CoA pyrophosphatase has protein sequence MQLEPAEPVNAVVPPTLLVVDPREAPVVGGPDGLPAVPPAQLTPGALRRRFATPPEWTPELRREPRLSDRTPAQAAVLVPIVQRPEGATVLLTERTAHLSNHSGQVAFPGGRVDPDDANVAAAALREAWEEVGLSAQFIEVLGSLPTYTTITSFVVTPVVALVEPAFELTLNPYEVAAAFEVPLAWLMDPANHRRHTVPAPDGTRREWYSMPYQDGAEERFVWGATAGMLRNLYRFLSA, from the coding sequence ATGCAGCTCGAGCCCGCCGAACCCGTCAACGCCGTGGTACCGCCCACGCTGCTGGTGGTCGATCCGCGCGAGGCGCCGGTGGTCGGCGGTCCGGACGGCCTGCCTGCGGTCCCGCCCGCGCAGCTGACCCCCGGGGCCTTGCGCCGGCGCTTCGCAACGCCGCCCGAGTGGACGCCCGAACTGCGCCGCGAGCCGCGCCTGAGCGACCGCACGCCGGCGCAGGCGGCGGTGCTGGTGCCGATCGTGCAGCGCCCGGAAGGCGCGACGGTGCTGCTGACGGAGCGCACGGCCCACCTCTCGAACCACTCGGGCCAGGTCGCGTTCCCGGGCGGGCGTGTCGACCCGGACGACGCGAACGTTGCCGCCGCGGCCTTGCGCGAGGCCTGGGAGGAAGTCGGTCTCTCGGCGCAGTTCATCGAAGTGCTCGGCAGCCTCCCGACCTACACCACGATCACCTCCTTCGTGGTCACGCCGGTGGTCGCGCTCGTGGAGCCCGCGTTCGAGCTCACGCTCAACCCCTACGAAGTGGCGGCGGCCTTCGAAGTGCCGCTGGCCTGGCTCATGGACCCCGCCAACCACCGCCGGCACACCGTGCCCGCGCCCGACGGTACGCGCCGCGAGTGGTACTCGATGCCCTACCAGGACGGCGCGGAGGAGCGCTTCGTCTGGGGCGCGACCGCGGGCATGCTGCGCAACCTCTATCGCTTCCTGAGCGCCTGA
- the rplS gene encoding 50S ribosomal protein L19, which translates to MNLIQTLEQEEIARLGKKIPDFMPGDTVIVSVNVVEGSRKRVQAYEGVVIAKRNRGLNSGFTVRKISSGEGVERTFQTYSPLIAGIEVKRRGDVRRAKLYYLRERSGRSARIKEKLPGKAPAAASAAK; encoded by the coding sequence ATGAACCTCATCCAGACCCTCGAGCAGGAAGAAATCGCCCGTCTCGGCAAGAAGATCCCCGACTTCATGCCCGGTGACACGGTCATCGTCAGCGTGAACGTCGTCGAAGGCAGCCGCAAGCGCGTGCAGGCCTACGAAGGCGTCGTGATCGCCAAGCGCAACCGCGGCCTCAACAGCGGCTTCACCGTGCGCAAGATCTCGAGCGGCGAAGGCGTGGAGCGTACGTTCCAGACCTACAGCCCGCTGATCGCCGGCATCGAAGTCAAGCGCCGCGGCGACGTCCGTCGTGCCAAGCTGTACTACCTGCGCGAGCGCAGCGGCCGTTCGGCACGCATCAAGGAAAAGCTGCCGGGCAAGGCGCCCGCCGCGGCATCGGCTGCCAAGTAA